One Setaria viridis chromosome 3, Setaria_viridis_v4.0, whole genome shotgun sequence DNA window includes the following coding sequences:
- the LOC117847998 gene encoding pyruvate decarboxylase 1, with amino-acid sequence METLLVGNPANGVAKPTCNGVGALPLANSHAVIAAPPPPPAAVAPACATLGRHLARRLVQIGATDVFAVPGDFNLTLLDYLIAEPGLNLVGCCNELNAGYAADGYARSRGVGACAVTFTVGGLSVLNAIAGAYSENLPVICIVGGPNSNDYGTNRVLHHTIGLPDFSQELRCFQAITCHQAVVNNLDDAHEQIDTAIATALRESKPVYISVSCNLAGLSHPTFSREPVPLFISPRLSNKANLEYAVEAAAEFLNKAVKPVMVGGPKIRAAKAKKAFAAIADASGYPFAVMPSAKGLVPEHHPRFIGTYWGAVSTTFCAEIVESADAYLFAGPIFNDYSSVGYSLLLKREKAVIVQPDRVVVGNGPAFGCILMAEFLRALAKRLERNTTAYDNYRRIFVPDRDPPNGKPDEPLRVNILFKHIKGMLSGDTAVVAETGDSWFNCQKLRLPEGCGYEFQMQYGSIGWSVGATLGYAQAAKDKRVIACIGDGSFQVTAQDVSTMLRCGQRSVIFLINNGGYTIEVEIHDGPYNVIKNWDYTGLVDAIHNSDGNCWTKKVRTEEELKEAIATATGAKKDCLCFIEVIVHKDDTSKELLEWGSRVSAANSRPPNPQ; translated from the exons ATGGAGACCCTCCTGGTCGGCAACCCGGCCAACGGCGTGGCGAAGCCGACCTGCAACGGCGTCGGCGCGCTGCCGTTGGCCAACTCCCACGCCGtcatcgccgcgccgccgccgccgccggccgcggtggCCCCGGCGTGCGCCACTCTCGGCCGCCACCTGGCGCGCCGGCTCGTGCAGATCGGCGCCACCGACGTCTTCGCCGTCCCCGGGGACTTCAACCTCACCCTGCTGGACTACCTCATCGCCGAGCCCGGGCTGAACCTCGTCGGCTGCTGCAACGAGCTCAACGCTGGGTACGCCGCCGACGGGTACGCGCGCTCCAGGGGCGTCGGCGCCTGCGCCGTCACGTTCACCGTCGGGGGCCTCAGCGTGCTCAACGCCATCGCCGGCGCGTACAGCGAGAACCTCCCCGTCATCTGCATCGTCGGCGGGCCAAACTCCAACGACTACGGCACCAACCGCGTCCTGCACCACACCATCGGCCTCCCGGACTTCTCCCAGGAGCTCCGTTGCTTCCAGGCCATCACCTGCCACCAG GCCGTCGTGAACAACCTGGACGACGCGCACGAGCAGATCGACACGGCCATCGCCACGGCGCTGAGGGAGAGCAAGCCGGTGTACATCAGCGTCAGCTGCAACCTCGCCGGCCTCTCTCATCCGACGTTCAGCCGAGAGCCAGTGCCCCTGTTCATCTCACCAAG ATTGAGCAACAAGGCGAACCTAGAGTACGCCgtggaggccgcggcggagtTCCTGAACAAGGCCGTGAAGCCGGTGATGGTGGGCGGGCCCAAGATCCGGGCggccaaggccaagaaggcgttcgccgccatcgccgacgCCAGCGGGTACCCGTTCGCGGTGATGCCGTCGGCCAAGGGCCTGGTCCCGGAGCACCACCCGCGGTTCATCGGCACCTACTGGGGCGCCGTGAGCACCACGTTCTGCGCCGAGATCGTGGAGTCCGCCGACGCCTACCTCTTCGCGGGGCCCATATTCAACGACTACAGCTCCGTCGGCTACTCGCTCCTGCTCAAGCGGGAGAAGGCCGTCATCGTGCAGCCCGACCGCGTGGTCGTCGGCAACGGCCCGGCGTTCGGGTGCATCCTCATGGCCGAGTTCCTCCGGGCGCTCGCCAAGCGGCTGGAGCGGAACACGACGGCGTACGACAACTACCGCCGGATCTTCGTCCCCGACCGCGATCCGCCCAACGGCAAGCCCGACGAGCCACTCAGGGTGAACATCCTCTTCAAGCACATCAAGGGCATGCTCTCCGGCGacaccgccgtcgtcgccgagaCCGGCGACTCGTGGTTCAACTGCCAGAAGCTCAGGCTCCCCGAGGGTTGCGG GTACGAGTTCCAGATGCAGTACGGGTCGATCGGGTGGTCGGTGGGCGCGACGCTCGGGTACGCCCAGGCGGCCAAGGACAAGCGTGTCATCGCCTGCATCGGCGACGGCAGCTTTCAG GTGACGGCGCAGGATGTGTCGACGATGCTGCGGTGCGGGCAGCGGAGCGTCATCTTCCTCATAAACAACGGCGGGTACACCATCGAGGTGGAGATCCACGACGGCCCGTACAACGTGATCAAGAACTGGGACTACACGGGCCTCGTCGACGCCATCCACAACTCCGACGGAAACTGCTGGACCAAGAAGGTCCGGACGGAGGAGGAGCTCAAGGAGGCGatcgcgacggcgacgggcgccAAGAAGGACTGCCTCTGCTTCATCGAGGTGATCGTGCACAAGGACGACACGAGCAAGGAGCTCCTCGAGTGGGGCTCCAGGGTCTCGGCCGCCAACAGCAGGCCGCCGAATCCGCAGTGA
- the LOC117847457 gene encoding RING-H2 finger protein ATL66: MAAQEGAAGGSQQVVMRWRYGDVGDSNFAVHGRAVPLLVGLLCAVVFFVALCLYLRWRCHRYTPDPEAGASSSSAAAAATASMPGLDADAIRGLPVTLYRPPPSALPPRLPGKGDDGVDGNEEVDDHAAALCSICISALVAGEKVKVLPPCGHCFHPDCVDAWLRSQASCPLCRCLLLAATSKPAAVNGSDDAV; the protein is encoded by the coding sequence ATGGCAGCGCaggagggcgcggcgggcgggagccAGCAGGTGGTGATGCGGTGGCGGTACGGGGACGTGGGCGACAGCAACTTCGCGGTGCACGgccgcgccgtgccgctgctcgtGGGCCTGCTCTGCGCGGTCGTCTTCTTCGTCGCGCTCTGCCTCTACCTCCGCTGGCGGTGCCACCGGTACACGCCCGACCCGGAGGcgggcgcgtcgtcgtcgtccgcggcagcggcggccacgGCTTCGATGCCcggcctcgacgccgacgccatcCGCGGGCTGCCCGTCACGCTGTACCGCCCGCCCCCGTCGGCGCTGCCCCCTCGCCTCCCGGGTAAAGGCGACGACGGCGTGGACGGCAACGAGGAGGTCGACGACCACGCTGCGGCGCTGTGCTCGATCTGCATCAGCGCGCTGGTGGCCGGCGAGAAGGTGAAGGTGCTTCCGCCCTGCGGCCACTGCTTCCACCCCGACTGCGTCGACGCCTGGCTCCGGTCCCAGGCCAGCTGCCCGCTCTGCCggtgcctcctcctcgccgccacaTCCAAGCCCGCCGCCGTCAACGGAAGCGACGACGCCGTGTGA
- the LOC117847923 gene encoding uncharacterized protein, which translates to MNQFKFSWAWLVTVCLNKFGPSNSTGTIHCRSTWASPVFLQRLVYPLILQPPPLHPTASRTKRDPAPRSRQHHRNAFQSIDPRRLPFRNPPPSFRPPTPDSSAPMAAPRPWADLPTDIVLEIFRRVPCAIDRVNMATACHSWLAELADAPAAPPQLPSLLLPSADVTGVYCYLSGRRDHNKFTALTGPRHFGSYDGSWSFLAYGQTHGHRLLNIRTGESHAVPDVLEDDHDDQIHSMVILAATLSFPPDRLNCVAAGIVTYQPDADAPRRRHFAFWRLRGEVASCNVVPDPLVGHGLELEDVVYHSDSFHFLSQGEDILECTLFLDGDGAVLGVVADLIRFQNAGRSRSYAEFVRARYLVASRGELLMVVRFAPNPHAPTSSFKVFRMLQQQMPKDDKEEEDVDEYPRCWSELDTLGGRMLFVGRACSRSYEADQYPGFKDGVYFLDDGCFYDDEMMFRGVNERQYPCNDIGKWSEGPPPHVDGYFPEQGPSHNSPPAWLLP; encoded by the coding sequence ATGAACCAGTTCAAATTTAGTTGGGCTTGGCTCGTCACCGTCTGCCTAAACAAATTCGGCCCGAGTAATTCTACCGGCACGATCCATTGCCGAAGTACCTGGGCTTCCCCTGTTTTTTTGCAGCGGCTTGTTTACCCACTGATCTTGCAACCACCTCCCCTGCACCCAACGGCTTCCAGAACAAAAAGGGACCCCGCGCCGCGCAGCAGGCAGCACCACCGCAACGCCTTCCAATCCATCGATCCCCGCCGTCTCCCCTTCCGCAATCCACCACCGAGCTTCCGCCCCCCAACTCCCGATTCCTCGGCCCCCATGGCTGCGCCGCGCCCATGGGCGGACCTCCCCACCGACATCGTGCTCGAGATCTTCCGCCGCGTCCCCTGCGCGATCGACCGCGTCAACATGGCCACCGCCTGCCACTCGTGGCTCGCGGAGCTCGCGGAcgccccggcggcgccacccCAGCTCCCGTCGCTCCTCCTCCCGTCCGCCGACGTGACGGGCGTCTACTGCTACCTCAGCGGCCGCCGCGACCACAACAAGTTCACGGCCCTCACGGGGCCCCGCCACTTCGGCTCGTACGACGGCTCATGGTCCTTCCTCGCCTACGGCCAGACCCACGGGCACCGGCTGCTCAACATCCGCACCGGAGAGTCACACGCCGTCCCCGACGTGCTGGAGGATGACCACGACGACCAAATCCACAGCATGGtcatcctcgccgccaccctctcGTTCCCACCGGATCGCCTGAACTGCGTCGCCGCCGGCATCGTCACCTATCAGCCGGACGCcgacgcgccgcgccggcgccactTCGCGTTCTGGCGCCTGAGGGGTGAGGTGGCATCCTGCAATGTCGTGCCTGACCCGCTAGTTGGGCACGGGTTGGAACTGGAGGACGTCGTCTACCACAGTGACTCCTTCCATTTCCTCAGCCAAGGCGAAGACATCCTCGAGTGCACGCTGTTCTTGGATGGAGATGGGGCTGTCCTGGGAGTAGTGGCGGATTTAATCCGCTTCCAGAACGCGGGCCGCAGCCGCAGCTACGCCGAGTTCGTCCGCGCTCGCTACCTCGTGGCGTCCCGCGGGGAACTGCTGATGGTCGTCAGGTTCGCTCCCAATCCTCACGCGCCGACATCGTCGTTCAAGGTGTTCCGGATGCTCCAACAGCAGATGCCAAAAGatgacaaggaggaggaggatgttgaTGAGTACCCCCGGTGCTGGAGCGAGCTGGACACGCTGGGTGGCCGGATGCTGTTCGTGGGGCGAGCCTGCTCCAGATCCTATGAGGCGGATCAGTACCCGGGGTTCAAGGACGGCGTCTACTTCTTGGATGATGGGTGCTTCTACGACGATGAGATGATGTTCCGAGGTGTCAATGAGAGGCAGTACCCCTGCAACGACATCGGCAAGTGGTCGGAAGGGCCACCTCCCCATGTAGACGGCTACTTCCCGGAGCAGGGCCCTTCGCACAACTCTCCTCCGGCTTGGCTTCTCCCTTGA
- the LOC117847924 gene encoding uncharacterized protein translates to MAQESLRLVSHPIAAHDGRLPRQYTLEGQGAKKDMSPPLEWYGVPDGTRSLALVVEDIDAPDPEGPIVPWTHWVVANIPPTTKGLPEGFSGKEAAAGREYGGVQEGVNDWKQPGWRGPVPESRGHRIQFKLYALDDEVHLGNKVTKDKLLEAIEGHVLGEAELVALF, encoded by the exons ATGGCGCAGGAGAGCCTGAGGCTGGTGTCGCACCCGATCGCGGCGCACGACGGGCGTCTGCCGCGGCAGTACACGCTGGAGGGTCAGGGGGCGAAGAAGGACATGTCGCCGCCGCTGGAGTGGTACGGCGTCCCCGACGGCACGCGGTCGCtggcgctggtggtggaggacaTCGACGCGCCGGACCCGGAGGGCCCCATCGTGCCGTGGACGCACTGGGTGGTGGCCAACATCCCGCCCACCACCAAGGGCCTCCCCGAGGGGTTCTCCGGCaaggaggccgcggcggggcgCGAGTACGGCGGCGTCCAGGAGGGCGTCAACGACTGGAAGCAGCCCGGGTGGCGCGGGCCCGTGCCGGAGTCGCGCGGGCACCGCATCCAGTTCAAGCTCTACGCGCTCGACGACGAGGTGCACCTCGGCAACAAG GTGACTAAGGATAAGCTCTTGGAAGCCATCGAGGGACACGTGCTTGGTGAGGCCGAGCTGGTCGCCCTGTTCTAA